From Novipirellula artificiosorum, the proteins below share one genomic window:
- a CDS encoding ABC1 kinase family protein, protein MKITAIPQLYRNLKRWREILAVLQRYGLADWMSQFQKLPFRDRITDPAGVPLSNYSREQRVRMALTDLGPTFIKLGQILAARPDLVGPKLGNELKRLRADVQPDAIEKVRATLTKELGDGYLDQFQFIDHQPLATASIGQVHRATLNDGRSVVIKVMRADIEKTMRQDMEVLAGVAQLAERVEAFAAWGPCQMASQLSTMLQRELDFGRERQNLEFFAEMLADRSDEVAIPRPVRSLCTRSVLVMDELVGQTLSEFLHDASDATQRVECKQRLSEIIAGVYLTMIFDAGLFHADPHLGNLLLLDDGRLGILDFGMVGRIDETLRETIEEMMGCIARGDQNRLTRLIRRIGDAPPTLDESSLAIDAAEFVGTFGRQSLGDFDLTGALNELSDMLHRHAIKLPNQSALLLKMLISLEGTLRELGASFDSLQIVQTFVRKSMLSRLSPKRRIRQARRIYMEAENFLEIAPDEVLTLLQQARRGEVRMILEHQRIGPTVNRMVLGLMASAVFLGSSLMLAMKVPPVLFQEASLLGIERISLLGLIGVLASVAVMMWLLLAINRSGHLTRNNDD, encoded by the coding sequence ATGAAAATAACTGCAATCCCCCAACTGTATCGAAATCTGAAGCGATGGCGAGAAATCCTTGCCGTGTTGCAGCGGTATGGGTTAGCGGATTGGATGAGCCAATTTCAAAAGTTGCCGTTTCGCGATCGAATCACCGACCCCGCCGGCGTTCCGCTTTCGAACTATTCTCGCGAACAGCGTGTTCGCATGGCCCTCACCGACCTGGGGCCGACCTTCATCAAACTCGGTCAGATTCTCGCGGCGCGACCCGACTTAGTCGGCCCAAAACTTGGCAACGAACTCAAACGATTGCGGGCCGATGTCCAGCCGGATGCCATCGAGAAGGTCCGCGCGACACTAACAAAGGAACTTGGCGATGGTTACCTCGACCAGTTTCAATTCATCGACCACCAGCCGCTGGCGACGGCATCGATCGGCCAAGTTCATCGAGCGACACTCAACGACGGTCGCTCCGTTGTGATCAAGGTCATGCGTGCCGACATCGAAAAGACGATGCGTCAGGACATGGAGGTGCTTGCGGGGGTCGCCCAGTTGGCGGAGCGAGTCGAGGCCTTTGCCGCGTGGGGACCGTGCCAAATGGCCAGCCAGTTGTCGACGATGCTACAGCGTGAACTTGATTTCGGCCGTGAACGTCAAAACCTGGAATTCTTCGCCGAGATGCTTGCCGATCGCAGTGACGAGGTGGCGATCCCACGACCGGTTCGCAGCCTCTGCACCCGAAGCGTGTTGGTGATGGACGAATTGGTGGGACAAACGCTATCCGAATTCCTGCATGATGCCTCCGATGCCACACAGCGTGTCGAATGCAAACAACGGTTGTCCGAGATCATCGCCGGCGTTTACTTGACGATGATCTTTGACGCAGGCTTGTTCCATGCCGATCCCCACCTTGGCAACCTGCTGCTGCTCGATGATGGACGATTGGGGATCTTGGACTTTGGCATGGTGGGGCGGATTGATGAAACGCTGCGTGAAACGATCGAAGAGATGATGGGATGCATCGCTCGTGGTGACCAGAATCGCCTGACTCGATTGATCCGCCGCATCGGTGATGCGCCTCCGACGCTCGACGAATCGTCCTTGGCGATTGACGCAGCCGAGTTTGTCGGAACGTTCGGACGACAAAGTCTCGGTGACTTTGATTTAACCGGGGCGCTGAATGAATTGAGCGACATGTTGCATCGACATGCCATCAAGTTACCGAACCAATCAGCCTTACTATTAAAAATGCTGATTTCGCTCGAGGGAACGCTGCGCGAACTTGGCGCCAGTTTCGATTCCTTGCAGATCGTACAGACCTTTGTCCGCAAATCGATGCTCAGCCGACTGAGCCCAAAGCGACGCATCCGCCAAGCACGGCGGATCTATATGGAAGCGGAGAATTTCCTGGAAATCGCTCCTGACGAAGTCTTGACGCTCTTGCAACAGGCGCGTCGTGGCGAGGTTCGTATGATTTTAGAACACCAACGGATCGGCCCGACCGTGAACCGGATGGTGCTGGGGTTGATGGCCAGTGCGGTGTTCCTTGGGTCCTCGTTGATGTTGGCGATGAAGGTGCCGCCTGTGCTGTTCCAGGAAGCCTCGCTCTTGGGGATCGAACGAATCAGCTTGCTCGGTTTGATCGGGGTCCTCGCGAGTGTCGCGGTCATGATGTGGCTGCTGTTGGCCATCAACCGCAGCGGCCATCTGACACGAAACAACGATGACTGA
- a CDS encoding DUF1552 domain-containing protein produces the protein MPNPLSRRTILRGLGVSIALPLLESMSPSRLLAATSKPAAAPLRMGFFYVPNGMHMPDWTPKQEGAKFELPETLAGLSECRDKFNVLTGLTLDGAYAHGDGGGDHARSVAAFLTGAHPRKTNGADIQNGVSVDQLAAQQIGGATRFGSLELGLEASAQSGNCDSGYSCAYASNMSWRGPTNPVAKEIDPRALFDRLFEGQTVKATRRAKSVREKYRKSVLDFVQEDAKRLHQKLPEIDRRKLDEYLYAVRDVEKRIAGADRLGISEEGVPDYPRPSGVPRQMVEHSKLMMDMITLAIQTDSSRIVSFMFTNAGSNRSYPEIGVSEGHHELSHHGKSKHKQAQIAKINRFHVDQFAYLLKRLSSVSEGEGTLLDHCMLVYGSGISDGDRHNHDDLPILLAGSGAGRIQSGRHLRYENKTPLCNLYLWMMQQMGVQADKFGDSNAVLPNLT, from the coding sequence ATGCCAAACCCACTCTCGCGACGCACGATTCTGCGCGGCCTCGGCGTCTCGATTGCCTTACCGTTGCTTGAATCCATGTCGCCGTCTCGGCTGCTCGCTGCGACCAGCAAACCAGCCGCAGCACCGCTGCGCATGGGCTTCTTTTATGTGCCAAACGGAATGCACATGCCGGACTGGACACCCAAGCAAGAAGGGGCGAAGTTTGAATTGCCTGAGACGTTGGCTGGTTTGTCCGAATGTCGCGACAAGTTCAATGTGCTGACGGGATTGACGCTGGATGGAGCCTACGCGCATGGTGACGGCGGCGGTGACCACGCCCGCAGCGTTGCCGCGTTCTTGACAGGGGCCCATCCGCGAAAAACCAACGGTGCGGATATCCAAAACGGCGTTTCCGTGGATCAGCTTGCCGCCCAGCAGATTGGCGGGGCGACCCGGTTTGGGTCTCTTGAACTCGGGCTTGAAGCGAGCGCTCAAAGTGGGAACTGTGACAGCGGATACAGCTGTGCCTATGCATCGAACATGTCATGGCGAGGTCCCACCAACCCGGTCGCCAAAGAAATTGATCCCCGAGCTTTATTCGATCGGTTGTTCGAGGGTCAAACGGTGAAGGCGACTCGGCGCGCCAAAAGTGTTCGTGAGAAGTATCGAAAAAGTGTCCTCGACTTTGTTCAAGAGGATGCCAAGCGGTTGCACCAAAAGCTGCCAGAGATCGATCGTCGGAAACTGGATGAATATCTCTACGCGGTCCGCGATGTCGAAAAACGGATTGCCGGTGCGGACCGACTGGGGATTTCCGAAGAAGGGGTGCCTGACTACCCGCGGCCCAGCGGTGTGCCTCGCCAAATGGTCGAGCACTCCAAGTTGATGATGGACATGATCACATTGGCGATCCAAACCGACAGTTCGCGGATTGTCTCGTTCATGTTTACCAACGCAGGCAGCAACCGAAGCTATCCAGAAATTGGTGTCAGCGAAGGGCATCACGAACTATCGCACCACGGCAAGAGCAAACACAAGCAAGCTCAAATTGCGAAAATCAATCGGTTCCATGTCGATCAGTTTGCTTACCTGCTGAAACGACTCAGCAGTGTGTCCGAGGGCGAGGGGACGTTGCTCGACCACTGCATGCTGGTCTACGGCAGCGGCATTAGCGACGGCGATCGACATAACCACGATGATTTGCCCATCTTGTTAGCGGGCAGCGGAGCAGGACGCATCCAAAGCGGACGCCACCTGCGATACGAAAACAAAACGCCGCTGTGCAATTTGTATCTGTGGATGATGCAACAGATGGGCGTCCAAGCCGACAAATTCGGCGATAGCAATGCCGTGCTCCCCAACTTGACCTAA
- a CDS encoding 2-oxo acid dehydrogenase subunit E2, which produces MATEVKLPELGDGIESGDVLEVFVSVGDVITQGQDIVEMETDKATVPVPASVGGKVTKILVSEGDTVEIGGVILEVEAAEGAAAPAEPKPAAAPQAKAEPKPEAATEPKAAPVAPLEPPQPTAAPPAAAQAASAPAAVKQPAVAVTPTPPAPAAPAPSPVEAGSAIAAGPAIRRFAREVSVDLASVRGSGEGGRITREDVLAVVRTNQETARSGSTAKADSGSTMDSLEAAAAPAVDDFGPIRVERMDRMRKTIAKQMHASWSAVPRVTNFDDADITDLERLRKSSKEDYAAQGLKLTSMPFLIKAVATALRHHPTINAAVDQENEQILYKEFVNVGIAVDTDRGLVVPVMHHADRMGVPEITRSLAEMSGKVRGGQFAVSDLRGGTFTISNLGAIGGTYSTPIVNVPEVAILLVGRSRKLPVVMPDDSIQPRLMMPLSLSYDHRLVDGGTAARFLNDVIGYLEAPSRLLLAL; this is translated from the coding sequence ATGGCTACTGAAGTAAAGCTGCCTGAGTTGGGCGACGGCATCGAATCGGGCGATGTTTTGGAAGTCTTCGTCTCCGTTGGTGATGTGATCACCCAAGGCCAAGACATTGTCGAAATGGAAACCGACAAGGCAACCGTTCCGGTTCCCGCGTCTGTAGGCGGCAAGGTGACCAAAATTCTGGTCAGCGAAGGGGACACGGTTGAGATCGGCGGCGTGATCTTGGAAGTGGAAGCTGCCGAGGGAGCTGCGGCGCCAGCCGAACCCAAACCCGCGGCAGCCCCGCAAGCCAAAGCGGAACCCAAGCCCGAGGCAGCGACGGAACCCAAAGCCGCGCCGGTTGCCCCACTGGAACCACCCCAGCCCACAGCTGCACCACCGGCGGCTGCACAAGCGGCTTCAGCACCCGCGGCGGTCAAACAGCCGGCCGTGGCAGTAACGCCAACGCCCCCTGCACCCGCCGCGCCGGCACCCAGTCCCGTCGAAGCGGGGAGTGCCATCGCCGCTGGCCCCGCGATTCGCCGTTTCGCGCGGGAAGTCAGCGTCGATTTGGCGTCGGTTCGCGGTAGCGGCGAAGGTGGAAGGATCACCCGAGAAGACGTGTTGGCCGTCGTCCGAACCAACCAAGAAACCGCCCGCAGCGGATCGACTGCGAAAGCAGACTCGGGTTCGACCATGGATTCGTTGGAAGCCGCCGCGGCACCGGCGGTCGATGATTTTGGGCCCATTCGTGTCGAGCGTATGGACCGCATGCGAAAAACGATCGCGAAACAAATGCACGCCAGTTGGTCAGCGGTGCCGAGAGTCACGAATTTTGACGATGCCGACATCACGGATCTGGAACGGCTCCGCAAATCAAGTAAAGAAGACTACGCTGCGCAGGGTTTGAAACTGACATCGATGCCCTTCTTGATCAAGGCGGTGGCAACGGCATTGCGACATCACCCCACCATCAACGCGGCGGTCGATCAAGAGAACGAGCAGATCTTGTACAAGGAATTCGTCAACGTTGGAATCGCCGTCGATACCGATCGCGGCTTGGTCGTTCCGGTGATGCACCACGCAGATCGCATGGGCGTTCCCGAAATCACTCGCTCGCTGGCAGAGATGTCGGGTAAGGTGCGTGGTGGTCAATTCGCGGTTAGCGATTTGCGAGGCGGTACGTTTACGATCAGTAACCTCGGAGCGATCGGGGGAACCTATTCCACACCGATCGTGAATGTTCCAGAAGTCGCCATTCTGCTGGTCGGTCGAAGCCGCAAGCTGCCCGTGGTGATGCCTGACGATTCGATTCAGCCGCGTTTAATGATGCCGCTCAGTCTGTCCTACGATCACCGACTCGTCGACGGAGGCACCGCAGCACGGTTCCTCAACGATGTGATTGGTTACCTCGAAGCGCCGAGCCGATTGCTGTTGGCGCTTTAG
- a CDS encoding ABC transporter permease: MQLIAVAVSVSLAIGIPSAWATDTVRRCGRIGRLVSDAFLVAMVVAVAMPLILHAAAWEATAGKFGWLCLTQTGARSFEAFRGLVASGWIHAMVGSAITALATWYGTTRQSRAVVESAMLDFSPLRAWWTIRLPMAWPWILATVIINAAIASTEMTVVDLYGYRTIADEFYLFYAVNPNLHAILTTIALPLGLALGLGTLLLVSRNAPPTPQHDEMLVRGMGESPRPADAMIAVSILALAGLLIVAVPVLGLVVKIGHEVSVVDGSIETHWSLARGIRQLWVAPSVFGREYTWTLVLGGVTGVVSAALAWPLAAIGRSKPRTERCLDVTSVVVFCVPGPIVGLAVVGVFQWDLPGFRVLYEQTLLPTVIALAVRAVPIAYWVLRSGYRGIGDTVLSSSRLEFAVWRRLWLVDRPLMATSLVTAVVAAGLFASGDVPVTLPVSPPGVSTVGTRLFGLLHSGARYQEAALALWYLGVVACLAIVVGRSRKR; the protein is encoded by the coding sequence TTGCAGCTTATAGCGGTTGCCGTCAGTGTGTCCCTCGCGATCGGAATTCCCTCGGCTTGGGCCACCGACACGGTTCGCCGCTGTGGCAGAATCGGCCGGCTGGTTTCGGACGCTTTTCTGGTGGCGATGGTTGTCGCGGTTGCGATGCCTCTGATCCTCCATGCGGCGGCGTGGGAAGCGACGGCGGGAAAATTCGGTTGGCTCTGTCTGACCCAAACCGGCGCTCGTTCTTTTGAAGCGTTTCGTGGATTGGTCGCGTCGGGATGGATTCATGCCATGGTCGGATCCGCAATCACGGCGCTGGCAACCTGGTATGGCACGACGCGTCAATCGCGAGCGGTGGTCGAAAGTGCAATGCTCGATTTCAGTCCGTTGCGGGCGTGGTGGACGATCCGCCTGCCCATGGCGTGGCCGTGGATCTTAGCTACGGTCATCATCAATGCCGCGATCGCGTCAACCGAGATGACGGTGGTTGACTTGTACGGATACCGTACGATTGCCGACGAGTTCTACCTGTTTTACGCAGTGAATCCTAATCTGCACGCGATTCTCACTACGATCGCGTTGCCGTTGGGATTGGCGTTAGGTCTCGGGACGTTATTGCTGGTTTCTCGCAATGCGCCACCGACCCCGCAGCATGACGAAATGTTGGTTCGCGGCATGGGGGAATCGCCACGTCCCGCCGACGCCATGATTGCCGTATCGATTCTGGCCCTCGCCGGGCTACTGATTGTGGCGGTTCCCGTGTTGGGTTTGGTGGTCAAAATCGGGCACGAAGTGTCCGTGGTCGACGGTTCGATCGAAACCCATTGGTCGCTCGCGCGAGGCATCCGTCAATTATGGGTGGCGCCGAGCGTCTTTGGTCGGGAATACACTTGGACGCTGGTGCTTGGCGGTGTCACCGGCGTCGTTTCGGCGGCGTTGGCTTGGCCTTTGGCGGCCATCGGGCGTTCAAAGCCAAGGACCGAGCGTTGTTTGGATGTGACAAGTGTTGTCGTTTTTTGTGTTCCGGGTCCGATCGTGGGACTTGCTGTCGTCGGAGTCTTCCAATGGGATCTGCCAGGCTTTCGGGTCCTCTACGAGCAGACCCTTTTGCCGACGGTGATTGCGTTGGCGGTGCGAGCGGTACCGATTGCCTATTGGGTGCTGCGCAGTGGCTATCGCGGAATCGGTGACACCGTGTTGTCGAGTTCCCGTCTGGAATTCGCAGTCTGGCGACGTTTGTGGCTGGTCGATCGCCCGCTGATGGCCACCAGCTTGGTGACGGCGGTGGTTGCCGCGGGCTTGTTCGCGTCGGGCGACGTTCCGGTAACGTTACCGGTCTCGCCCCCCGGGGTTTCGACCGTCGGCACGCGGCTTTTTGGGCTCCTGCACAGTGGGGCCAGGTACCAGGAAGCGGCCCTGGCGTTGTGGTACTTGGGGGTCGTAGCCTGTTTGGCGATCGTCGTGGGACGCAGTCGCAAACGGTAG
- a CDS encoding DUF1592 domain-containing protein, producing the protein MHFLHPPRTLLRLTLSTLCVFAWSGPLLADQATTESVYSDSLLPLLRTYCFDCHDSGSDLSLEDDDSATKIAGNRKLWQRAFAQVQLGTMPPEDGETMAAAVRMRMVDMLDQVTNSVDCIQAPNAGKVVLRRLNRTEYRNTIRDLTGVDYQPADNFPGDDVGYGFDNIGDVLSLPPILLEKYLDAAEVISGQAILTPLPPQIFETELAAVSLVDARKYGRGDHLTLSSQGTVALEVEIPFQATYDLTVSASGDQGGDEPVKMEVVVGKSKQIVDVKNKQMEPITIPVRLDRGKRRIEFSFINDYYLAGKADRNLHLYHVHLVGTEPAAKRVKESNLPASHRKIIFVTPSDTCSEDQATQQVLEPLTRRAFRRPVNPQEIGRLARLAASVRADGATFEESIQVALQAILVSPHFLFKVESPPEKSGSGQSPVNPYELATRISYFLWSSMPDDELLQMASKDQLRDREPLLRKVGDMILDPRSNALIENFAGQWLQLRTLQNVEPDGDQFPLFDDHIRQLMQTETLTFFASVMRDNRPVTDLLDANFTYVNEDLAKFYGFDKVLGADFRKVSLEGTPRGGLLTQASILTVTSNPTRTSPVKRGKWILENLLNTPPPPPPPNVPELEKGILSGTLRERLEEHRANPACAACHNMMDPLGFALEHFDAIGRYRNLDGEQPIDASGKLPDGTEFSGIEDLRRILSQQRGDQFVRCLAEKMLIYAIGRGTEYYDKCALDEIMGDLRQNDYRFADLVSSIIESEPFQSQGSRE; encoded by the coding sequence ATGCACTTTCTGCACCCCCCCCGCACCCTCCTGCGACTGACCTTGTCGACCTTGTGCGTTTTCGCATGGTCTGGCCCCTTGCTGGCCGATCAAGCGACGACGGAGTCGGTCTATAGCGACTCGCTCCTTCCGCTGCTGCGGACCTACTGTTTTGATTGCCACGACAGCGGAAGCGACCTTTCGCTTGAAGACGATGATTCCGCCACCAAGATTGCCGGCAATCGCAAACTCTGGCAACGAGCGTTCGCTCAGGTGCAGCTGGGGACGATGCCTCCCGAAGACGGCGAAACCATGGCCGCCGCTGTGCGAATGCGGATGGTCGACATGCTCGACCAAGTCACCAATTCGGTCGATTGCATTCAAGCCCCTAACGCGGGCAAGGTTGTTCTTCGACGATTGAACCGAACGGAATACCGAAACACCATTCGTGATCTGACAGGCGTCGACTACCAGCCTGCTGACAATTTCCCAGGTGATGACGTCGGTTATGGGTTCGACAACATCGGCGATGTTTTGTCGTTGCCTCCGATCTTGCTCGAAAAATACCTCGATGCGGCCGAGGTCATTTCAGGACAAGCGATCTTGACTCCCCTGCCACCGCAGATTTTTGAAACCGAATTGGCGGCCGTCTCCTTGGTCGATGCACGCAAGTATGGTCGCGGCGATCATTTGACGCTTTCGAGCCAGGGTACCGTCGCCTTGGAAGTCGAGATTCCGTTTCAAGCGACCTATGACTTGACGGTTTCCGCCAGTGGCGATCAAGGTGGCGACGAACCGGTCAAAATGGAAGTCGTGGTTGGAAAAAGTAAGCAAATCGTTGACGTCAAGAACAAACAAATGGAACCGATCACCATTCCGGTACGCTTGGATCGAGGAAAACGGAGAATTGAATTTAGCTTTATCAATGACTACTACCTGGCTGGCAAGGCTGACCGCAACTTGCATCTTTACCACGTTCATCTGGTCGGGACCGAGCCAGCTGCGAAGAGGGTAAAGGAGAGTAATTTACCGGCCAGCCATCGCAAGATTATCTTTGTAACGCCATCCGACACATGCAGTGAAGACCAGGCGACCCAGCAAGTGCTCGAACCGTTGACAAGGCGTGCGTTTCGTCGGCCGGTCAACCCACAGGAAATCGGCCGGTTGGCTCGATTAGCTGCGAGCGTTCGTGCGGACGGCGCGACGTTTGAAGAATCGATCCAAGTGGCGCTGCAAGCGATTTTGGTGTCCCCGCATTTCTTGTTCAAAGTGGAATCGCCTCCGGAAAAGAGTGGATCAGGTCAATCACCCGTCAACCCGTACGAGTTGGCGACACGCATCTCGTATTTCTTGTGGAGCAGCATGCCTGATGACGAACTGCTTCAAATGGCAAGCAAGGACCAACTTCGCGATCGAGAGCCATTGCTTCGCAAAGTCGGCGACATGATTCTTGATCCGCGGTCGAACGCGTTGATCGAGAACTTTGCTGGACAATGGCTCCAACTCCGAACATTACAGAATGTCGAACCGGACGGCGACCAGTTTCCTTTATTTGACGATCACATCCGCCAATTGATGCAAACGGAAACGTTGACCTTTTTCGCCTCGGTGATGCGAGATAACCGCCCCGTGACCGATCTGCTGGATGCCAACTTCACCTACGTGAACGAGGACCTCGCAAAATTTTATGGTTTTGACAAGGTGCTGGGAGCAGACTTCCGCAAAGTCTCACTCGAAGGGACTCCGCGAGGCGGATTGTTGACTCAGGCGAGCATTTTAACCGTAACAAGCAATCCGACACGAACCAGTCCTGTAAAACGTGGAAAGTGGATTTTGGAGAATTTGCTCAATACGCCACCTCCCCCACCGCCTCCGAACGTTCCCGAGTTGGAGAAGGGGATTCTCAGTGGGACGCTACGCGAGCGGCTTGAGGAACACCGAGCGAACCCAGCATGTGCTGCCTGCCACAACATGATGGACCCGCTCGGCTTTGCACTGGAGCACTTCGATGCGATCGGCCGCTATCGAAATCTCGATGGCGAGCAACCGATTGATGCCAGCGGGAAGTTGCCCGATGGAACCGAATTCTCGGGCATTGAGGATTTGCGTCGCATTCTGTCACAACAACGGGGGGATCAATTCGTCCGCTGCCTGGCAGAGAAGATGTTGATTTATGCGATCGGTCGAGGGACCGAGTACTATGACAAATGTGCACTGGACGAAATCATGGGCGATTTGCGTCAAAACGATTACCGATTTGCTGATTTGGTGTCGTCCATCATTGAAAGTGAACCCTTCCAAAGCCAAGGTTCTCGCGAGTAG
- a CDS encoding DUF1570 domain-containing protein — MFRTALLLYPMLIAMALCCRLENAHGVETVNLKKTSDSKESEVTGEVLVEAQDGAIMILADDGQIWTIQPEEIVQRQSDEEELVPIDADAMASRMLAEMPAGFSVYRTVNYVIVYNTNDLHARQVAGLFEQLYRGFFAYWKNQGWELPKPRFPLVALVLADRSSFLKHAGKEVGEAAQSVIGYYHLANNRMMIFNNPDWERNVSTIIHEATHQLSYNCGLQRRYADNPMWVSEGLAMFFESPDRRNPRGWRGIGRVNEKNLLRWNHYVRNRPEESLTTLIADDTRFRNASTAEAAYAEGWALTYFLLRTKREQYVEYLRTLSAGKTKVERTKRERIEMFEKAFAMTLNELDAEFTTYMRRVR, encoded by the coding sequence ATGTTTCGAACGGCCTTGCTGTTGTACCCAATGCTGATCGCAATGGCGCTCTGTTGCCGTTTAGAAAATGCCCACGGCGTCGAAACGGTTAACCTCAAGAAAACGAGCGATTCGAAGGAAAGCGAAGTGACCGGTGAGGTCTTGGTCGAAGCTCAAGATGGCGCCATCATGATTTTGGCAGATGACGGACAGATCTGGACGATCCAGCCAGAGGAAATCGTTCAGCGCCAGTCGGATGAGGAGGAGCTCGTGCCAATCGATGCCGATGCCATGGCCTCGCGAATGCTTGCGGAGATGCCTGCGGGCTTTTCGGTCTATCGCACCGTCAATTACGTAATCGTCTACAACACGAACGATCTGCACGCTCGTCAAGTCGCTGGTTTATTTGAACAACTCTATCGTGGCTTCTTTGCCTATTGGAAGAACCAAGGTTGGGAGTTGCCCAAACCCCGTTTCCCCTTGGTGGCGTTAGTGTTGGCCGATCGCTCATCGTTCTTGAAGCATGCGGGAAAGGAAGTCGGTGAGGCGGCTCAATCGGTGATTGGATACTATCACCTTGCAAATAACCGCATGATGATATTCAACAATCCAGATTGGGAACGCAATGTTTCGACGATCATTCACGAAGCAACCCATCAATTGTCCTACAATTGTGGGCTGCAACGACGTTACGCGGACAATCCGATGTGGGTCAGCGAAGGATTGGCGATGTTTTTCGAGTCGCCCGACCGTCGTAACCCACGCGGTTGGCGTGGCATTGGCCGGGTCAATGAAAAGAATCTCCTGCGTTGGAACCACTACGTTCGCAATCGGCCCGAAGAATCGTTGACGACGCTGATCGCGGATGATACCAGATTCCGAAACGCCTCGACGGCGGAAGCGGCTTATGCCGAAGGCTGGGCCCTGACCTATTTCTTGTTGCGAACCAAACGGGAACAGTATGTCGAGTATTTGCGAACGTTGAGCGCGGGGAAAACGAAGGTCGAGCGTACCAAACGCGAGCGGATCGAGATGTTCGAAAAAGCGTTCGCCATGACGCTAAACGAACTCGATGCCGAGTTCACCACCTACATGCGACGCGTGCGATAG